A single genomic interval of Polyangium spumosum harbors:
- a CDS encoding DUF2505 domain-containing protein, which translates to MHFEITHEFDAPLDALELALLSPDLGAMMVPHLASTAVASVETIEHVIQNGELRRVLRFQASAPLAMFRGYDVAREALSWEESSIYRLSDHAASWSVSPREQFRKYFSASGTCRLEAAPDGRARRIVEGDIDIKASLLSSLAGRMALVEIRKIYDAEAETLRRLSTL; encoded by the coding sequence TTGCACTTCGAGATCACGCACGAGTTCGATGCACCCCTCGACGCCCTGGAGCTCGCCCTCCTCTCGCCGGATCTCGGCGCGATGATGGTCCCCCACCTCGCCAGCACGGCCGTCGCCTCGGTCGAGACGATCGAGCACGTCATCCAGAACGGCGAGTTACGCCGCGTCCTTCGCTTCCAGGCGAGCGCGCCGCTCGCCATGTTCCGCGGCTACGACGTCGCCCGCGAGGCCCTCTCCTGGGAGGAGAGCTCCATCTACCGGCTCTCCGATCACGCGGCCTCGTGGTCCGTCTCCCCGCGAGAGCAATTCCGCAAGTATTTCAGCGCTTCGGGCACCTGCCGCCTCGAAGCGGCCCCGGACGGACGCGCGCGCCGGATCGTCGAGGGCGACATCGACATCAAGGCTTCGCTACTCTCGTCGCTCGCCGGACGCATGGCCCTCGTCGAGATCAGGAAGATCTACGACGCCGAGGCCGAGACGTTGCGCCGGCTCTCGACCTTATGA
- a CDS encoding type II toxin-antitoxin system HipA family toxin has product MKAATMPSTLEEQHFAVLLHGRRIATLHRRADYTWLTFEPSYIEDPDRAVLGLRFEENLLARYAASQRLPPWFSNLLPEGPLRSWIAEARGVPIVREMELLAHVGHDLPGAVQVLESDEARRAPDSEREVVSAKPRPFVDTGWRFSLAGVGLKFSMLEKRGQFTAPGVGEGGDWIIKLPDANHTAVPLNEFAMMTLARAAGIEVPDIRLVDRDQIQDLPDDVWPRDERTAYAIRRFDRSPDRKPIHIEDMAQVRNVYPEGKYHGSFETLAALLYRGRDLPSLLEFTRRLAFNILISNGDAHLKNWSLIYRDGRIPSLAPAYDLVATSVYRPAHSPEDTGLKFCGSKRFERITPACFPALGKKLGVSASLTEEVSAVVDRVLCAWPEVAELLRDHPTMRARIESSIQQRSEALR; this is encoded by the coding sequence ATGAAAGCCGCGACGATGCCCTCGACGCTTGAAGAGCAACATTTTGCGGTTCTCCTGCACGGCCGTCGCATCGCCACGCTGCACCGCAGGGCCGATTATACGTGGCTGACGTTCGAGCCGAGCTACATCGAAGACCCCGATCGAGCCGTGCTGGGGCTGCGCTTCGAGGAGAACCTCCTCGCGCGATACGCGGCAAGCCAGCGCCTCCCGCCCTGGTTCTCGAATCTTCTCCCCGAAGGCCCCCTGCGCTCGTGGATCGCCGAGGCCCGCGGCGTCCCCATCGTACGCGAAATGGAGCTCCTCGCGCACGTGGGACACGATCTGCCGGGAGCCGTGCAGGTCCTCGAAAGCGACGAGGCAAGGCGAGCACCCGACTCGGAGCGCGAGGTCGTCTCGGCCAAACCGCGGCCCTTCGTCGACACCGGATGGAGGTTCTCCCTGGCAGGAGTTGGGCTCAAATTCTCGATGCTCGAGAAACGAGGGCAATTCACCGCGCCAGGCGTAGGCGAAGGCGGTGATTGGATCATCAAACTGCCTGACGCGAACCACACAGCCGTGCCCCTCAACGAGTTCGCCATGATGACCCTCGCTCGCGCAGCGGGCATCGAGGTGCCGGATATCCGTCTCGTGGATCGCGATCAGATCCAGGACCTACCGGACGACGTATGGCCACGCGACGAGAGGACTGCCTACGCGATCCGTCGCTTCGACCGGTCTCCCGATCGCAAACCCATCCACATCGAGGACATGGCCCAGGTCCGAAACGTCTATCCGGAAGGAAAATACCACGGCTCCTTCGAAACCCTTGCGGCGCTCCTGTACCGTGGTCGAGACCTGCCTTCGCTACTGGAGTTCACCAGGCGCCTCGCCTTCAACATTCTGATCTCGAATGGCGACGCGCACCTGAAGAACTGGTCACTCATCTACCGGGATGGCCGCATCCCCTCCTTAGCGCCCGCCTACGACCTGGTCGCAACCTCGGTCTACCGCCCCGCGCATTCGCCCGAAGACACAGGCCTGAAATTCTGCGGCTCCAAGCGCTTCGAGCGCATCACGCCGGCCTGCTTTCCTGCACTAGGCAAAAAGCTAGGCGTCTCGGCGTCACTCACCGAAGAAGTGAGCGCGGTCGTCGACCGCGTCCTCTGCGCGTGGCCCGAAGTCGCGGAGCTCTTGCGCGATCATCCGACCATGAGAGCCCGAATCGAATCGTCGATCCAGCAGAGGTCCGAGGCCTTGCGCTGA
- a CDS encoding GmrSD restriction endonuclease domain-containing protein: MASETISQPNAKTFTPEEIVTEVLAGRVRVPSFQRSYRWQWEDVRRLFDSIAKGYPIGNLLLWSRSAPAERIQLGALKISGERGSALYVVDGQQRITSLANALTDEGANDPRFALAYDLKDPNFRKIQQDAPAHIVPLPVIFDLQRLITWFADHPELDRVLLNRASQLAKVIRQYAIPAYVVTQQEEQILRDIFDRMNNYGRRLSRAEVFAALHGQTSKAGSNINFSKLAEAVNAATGFGRIDDDTVLRAFLARRGGDVSRDIRQEFSEGVERDFGGESTDDAYDGAEDALISAVQFLQKFAGVPHFGFLPYRYLLVVLTRYFAHHPKPSARNRTLLRRFFWRAALAGPMLHGAWTSTMRALATKITPKDASGSVQRLLDAVDQRMRGLPRLTHFRTNTAETRVFLCALWSRGPISPIDGGSYDIDGITQSLGDETRATNALKTFFHSPPDTYRAWAANRAIVPEDVGDDVVVAFVRGPSEFNVSIQAKILASHALDIQMITMLEAGDAVSFLEARQEKLTQVLRDFLEKMTETKFEDTPPLDELDMDDDESRDDALDA; encoded by the coding sequence GTGGCATCCGAGACGATTTCGCAGCCCAACGCCAAGACCTTCACGCCGGAAGAGATCGTGACGGAAGTGCTCGCCGGCCGGGTCCGGGTGCCTTCATTTCAACGAAGCTATCGGTGGCAATGGGAGGACGTGCGGCGACTATTCGATAGCATTGCGAAGGGTTACCCGATCGGAAACCTGCTTCTGTGGAGCCGGTCGGCCCCGGCCGAGCGCATCCAGCTTGGAGCTTTAAAAATTTCCGGGGAAAGAGGTTCGGCCCTCTACGTCGTCGACGGTCAGCAGCGCATTACGAGCCTGGCCAATGCCTTGACGGACGAGGGCGCAAACGACCCTCGGTTCGCACTAGCATACGACCTCAAGGATCCAAATTTCAGAAAAATTCAGCAAGACGCCCCGGCGCATATCGTTCCGCTGCCTGTCATCTTTGATCTTCAGCGGCTGATCACCTGGTTCGCGGATCACCCCGAACTTGATCGTGTGCTCCTCAATCGGGCCTCGCAGCTCGCGAAGGTGATTCGTCAGTACGCCATTCCCGCATATGTCGTCACGCAGCAGGAAGAACAAATCCTTCGCGACATCTTCGACCGAATGAACAATTACGGGCGACGACTGAGTCGAGCTGAGGTCTTTGCCGCACTTCATGGGCAGACCTCGAAGGCAGGCTCGAACATAAATTTCTCGAAGCTCGCCGAGGCAGTCAACGCTGCGACAGGCTTTGGTAGGATCGACGACGATACAGTATTGCGGGCGTTTTTAGCGCGGCGCGGTGGGGACGTATCGCGCGATATTCGTCAGGAATTTTCGGAGGGCGTCGAGAGAGACTTTGGCGGGGAAAGCACGGACGACGCCTACGATGGCGCCGAAGACGCGCTCATATCTGCCGTGCAATTTTTGCAAAAATTCGCAGGAGTCCCACATTTTGGATTTTTGCCTTACCGATATCTCCTTGTCGTATTGACACGCTACTTCGCCCACCATCCCAAACCGAGTGCGCGGAACCGCACGCTGTTGCGGCGCTTCTTCTGGCGCGCCGCGCTGGCCGGACCAATGTTACATGGTGCGTGGACCTCCACCATGCGCGCCCTCGCTACTAAAATTACACCCAAAGACGCGTCTGGATCGGTGCAGCGACTGCTCGACGCCGTCGACCAGCGAATGCGAGGACTTCCTCGACTCACACATTTTCGAACCAACACAGCCGAAACGCGGGTCTTTCTCTGCGCCCTTTGGTCACGTGGCCCGATATCGCCAATCGACGGCGGCTCGTACGACATTGATGGGATCACGCAGAGCCTTGGAGATGAAACGCGCGCGACCAATGCATTGAAGACATTTTTTCACTCGCCGCCCGATACGTATCGTGCTTGGGCGGCAAATCGGGCAATCGTACCCGAGGATGTGGGCGATGACGTGGTTGTCGCATTCGTGAGAGGACCATCGGAATTCAACGTCTCGATCCAAGCGAAGATCCTGGCATCCCACGCCCTCGACATCCAGATGATCACCATGCTGGAGGCAGGTGACGCGGTGAGCTTCCTCGAGGCCCGTCAGGAAAAACTCACCCAGGTCCTCCGCGACTTCCTCGAAAAGATGACCGAGACCAAGTTCGAGGACACGCCTCCCCTCGACGAGCTCGACATGGACGACGATGAAAGCCGCGACGATGCCCTCGACGCTTGA
- the sppA gene encoding signal peptide peptidase SppA, whose protein sequence is MNKLSAFALGALALAAVTTSSPDLHAQSRYVPAPGRPVAAGDDASSIAYNPANLAFLPGAELRWTMAQAPSAVGTTNGHAFDLGLPFLGLATGLRVDLLDDPSDFAAAGGARQQWLRWGLAMNLGDSLALGTTFGWSYADSLSLDDQFGVTSGLTFRPATWLSAAAVARDWTTNADRRYDLGVALRPFWGRRLAELGLEASIHERTREVTPRATLGIDVPRVGRLRGEVSVRDLAQSPDLTAMVGLDLNLATFQAGGGAIFGGGDVGYYATAAIRSYREPGLPTPKRVARIRINSTPGVRNHVKLLRRLWRLAEDRSVDGVVLQLRAEPASSLAHAEEVGDAIRLLRASGKKVLCHLEDAGGRSLHVCSQADRIAMNPAGGLRFAGLSSQYMYYGGVLDKLGVRADFVRVAEHKLAAEQYTRKSSTEIGRQDHIDLLTQLEGIYMHDVGGGRKMPLSTLRQTIAKGPFIASEARGGGLVDVLAYDDEIDEFVEETMGGRARIVDDAAPSNAPTWWGSPSKIAVVYLSGDMVDGESQTIPLVGIRLAGSYTIAKALKRAREDSSVKAVVFRIETGGGSSLAADVILREAILTAKAKPFVVSMGTAAASGGYYAAVAGGPIFANRATITGSIGIFYGKVDLVGLLGKLGVGLEQFRTAPRADAESLYRPFTDDERRELGVKVKQFYDLFIARVADGRKMKPEDVDAVARGRVWTGQQALERKLVDHIGGLREALEFVRARAELPRDTELVEFPEDDDSALLALAKLAGIASVFPQAGAVPIVIPPALLDLARGLAPFMVYDGTKPLARLDLVGDVSFGGAPATVDDEL, encoded by the coding sequence ATGAACAAGCTCTCCGCCTTCGCCCTCGGGGCCCTCGCGCTCGCCGCCGTCACCACCTCCTCCCCGGATCTCCACGCCCAGAGCAGGTACGTCCCCGCCCCGGGTCGACCCGTCGCGGCCGGGGATGACGCGTCGAGCATCGCTTACAACCCCGCGAACCTCGCCTTCTTGCCGGGCGCCGAGCTGCGCTGGACCATGGCGCAGGCGCCCTCGGCCGTGGGCACGACGAACGGGCATGCCTTCGACCTCGGCCTCCCGTTCCTCGGCCTGGCCACGGGCCTGCGCGTCGATCTGCTCGACGACCCTTCCGACTTCGCGGCAGCCGGAGGCGCCAGGCAGCAGTGGCTGCGCTGGGGGCTCGCGATGAACCTCGGCGACTCCCTCGCGCTCGGCACCACCTTCGGCTGGTCCTACGCCGACAGCCTCTCCCTCGACGATCAGTTCGGCGTGACGAGTGGCCTCACGTTTCGCCCTGCCACCTGGCTCTCCGCCGCCGCCGTCGCGCGTGACTGGACCACGAACGCCGATCGTCGCTACGACCTCGGCGTCGCGCTCCGCCCCTTCTGGGGACGGCGTCTCGCCGAGCTCGGCCTCGAAGCTTCGATCCACGAGCGCACGCGTGAGGTCACGCCGCGCGCCACGCTCGGCATCGACGTCCCGCGCGTCGGCCGCCTGCGCGGCGAGGTCTCCGTGCGTGACCTCGCGCAGAGCCCCGACCTCACCGCGATGGTCGGCCTCGACCTCAACCTCGCGACGTTTCAGGCCGGCGGCGGCGCCATCTTCGGCGGCGGCGACGTCGGCTACTACGCCACGGCCGCGATCCGCAGCTACCGCGAGCCCGGCTTGCCCACGCCCAAGCGCGTCGCGCGTATCCGCATCAACTCCACGCCTGGCGTCCGCAACCACGTCAAACTCCTCCGTCGCCTCTGGCGCCTCGCCGAGGATCGCAGCGTCGACGGCGTCGTCCTCCAGCTCCGCGCCGAGCCTGCGAGCTCGCTCGCGCATGCCGAGGAGGTCGGCGACGCGATCCGCTTGCTCCGCGCGAGCGGCAAGAAGGTCCTCTGCCACCTCGAAGACGCCGGCGGCCGCTCCCTCCACGTCTGCTCGCAGGCCGATCGGATCGCCATGAACCCGGCCGGCGGCCTCCGCTTCGCGGGCCTCTCCTCGCAGTACATGTACTACGGCGGCGTCCTCGACAAACTCGGCGTCCGGGCCGACTTCGTGCGCGTCGCCGAGCACAAGCTCGCGGCCGAGCAGTACACGCGCAAGAGCTCGACCGAGATCGGCCGCCAGGATCACATCGACCTGCTCACGCAGCTCGAGGGCATCTACATGCACGACGTCGGCGGAGGCCGGAAGATGCCGCTCTCCACGCTCCGCCAGACGATCGCGAAGGGCCCCTTCATCGCGTCCGAGGCGCGCGGCGGCGGCCTCGTCGACGTGCTCGCCTACGACGACGAGATCGACGAGTTCGTCGAGGAGACGATGGGCGGACGCGCGCGTATCGTCGACGACGCCGCGCCCTCGAACGCGCCCACCTGGTGGGGCTCGCCCTCGAAGATCGCGGTCGTCTACCTCTCGGGCGACATGGTCGACGGCGAGAGCCAGACGATCCCGCTCGTCGGCATCCGCCTCGCCGGCTCCTACACCATCGCGAAGGCCCTCAAGCGCGCCCGCGAGGATTCGAGCGTCAAGGCCGTCGTCTTCCGCATCGAGACCGGCGGCGGCTCCTCCCTCGCGGCCGACGTCATCCTGCGCGAGGCCATCCTCACCGCGAAGGCCAAACCCTTCGTCGTCTCCATGGGCACGGCCGCGGCGAGCGGCGGCTACTACGCAGCCGTCGCGGGCGGGCCGATCTTCGCCAACCGCGCCACGATCACCGGCTCGATCGGCATCTTCTACGGCAAGGTCGACCTCGTCGGCCTCCTCGGCAAGCTCGGCGTTGGCCTCGAGCAGTTCCGCACCGCTCCACGCGCCGACGCCGAGAGCCTCTACCGGCCCTTCACCGACGACGAGCGCCGCGAGCTCGGCGTCAAGGTCAAGCAGTTCTACGACCTCTTCATCGCGCGTGTCGCCGACGGCCGCAAGATGAAGCCCGAGGACGTCGACGCCGTCGCGCGTGGCCGCGTCTGGACCGGCCAGCAGGCCCTCGAGCGCAAGCTCGTCGATCACATCGGCGGCCTGCGTGAGGCCCTCGAGTTCGTCCGCGCCCGCGCCGAGCTCCCGCGTGACACCGAGCTCGTCGAGTTCCCCGAGGACGACGACAGCGCCCTGCTCGCGCTCGCCAAGCTCGCCGGCATCGCCTCCGTCTTCCCGCAAGCGGGCGCCGTGCCGATCGTCATCCCGCCGGCCTTGCTCGACCTCGCGCGGGGCCTCGCGCCGTTCATGGTCTACGACGGGACGAAGCCGCTCGCGCGCCTCGACCTCGTCGGTGACGTCTCCTTCGGCGGCGCTCCGGCGACCGTGGACGACGAGCTGTGA
- a CDS encoding ABC transporter ATP-binding protein, whose translation MTEPAPPPVLHAEDARVTIDDVVAIDHLTVRARGDRVLCTGEAEALFALLTAVPLRSRAPWHDEAAMPGEASLAAGTLHVAGLDVATRAHLDVAGIAPLDPPLPKGTTAHDYVTWSARFAGFSPRAARDLAASALERVGLVTFLRRAVETFDVPLRRALVLAHALVADPAVLVLEAPLAGLDGSAAVFVMNALARATEGRTAILSAERLEPGTPEGDLARGASDVLVFAGGALVLEGAPEELFAGVRVYGVTIRKNPGPFREELLARGIEVKGGPLRMSVRLSAEASTKDIVAAASRARAPLVEMFPIVG comes from the coding sequence GTGACCGAACCCGCGCCTCCGCCCGTCCTCCACGCCGAGGACGCTCGTGTCACGATCGACGACGTCGTCGCCATCGATCACCTCACGGTCCGCGCGCGCGGCGATCGTGTCCTCTGCACGGGCGAGGCCGAGGCCCTCTTCGCCTTGCTCACGGCCGTCCCGCTCCGCTCGCGCGCGCCCTGGCACGACGAGGCGGCCATGCCCGGCGAAGCCTCGCTCGCCGCCGGCACCTTGCACGTCGCCGGCCTCGACGTCGCCACGCGCGCCCACCTCGACGTCGCCGGCATCGCCCCGCTCGACCCGCCCTTGCCCAAGGGCACGACCGCGCACGACTACGTCACCTGGAGCGCGCGTTTCGCCGGCTTCTCTCCCCGCGCCGCGCGTGACCTCGCGGCCTCGGCGCTCGAGCGCGTCGGCCTCGTGACCTTCCTTCGCCGCGCCGTCGAGACCTTCGACGTCCCCTTGCGCCGCGCCCTCGTCCTCGCTCACGCCCTCGTCGCCGATCCTGCCGTCCTCGTCCTCGAAGCGCCCCTCGCGGGCCTCGACGGCTCTGCGGCCGTGTTCGTCATGAACGCCCTCGCTCGCGCCACCGAAGGTCGCACGGCCATTCTCTCGGCCGAGCGCCTCGAACCCGGCACGCCCGAGGGTGACCTCGCCCGCGGGGCGAGTGACGTCCTCGTCTTCGCGGGGGGCGCGCTCGTGCTCGAAGGCGCGCCCGAGGAGCTCTTCGCCGGCGTCCGCGTGTATGGCGTCACCATTCGCAAGAACCCTGGACCTTTCCGCGAGGAATTGCTCGCCCGCGGCATCGAGGTCAAGGGTGGCCCCTTGCGCATGAGCGTGCGGCTCTCGGCCGAGGCTTCGACGAAGGACATCGTCGCGGCGGCGAGCCGCGCGCGGGCGCCGCTCGTGGAGATGTTCCCGATCGTGGGCTAA